The following coding sequences are from one Thermogemmatispora onikobensis window:
- a CDS encoding LLM class flavin-dependent oxidoreductase yields the protein MTEVHFGWVLNAGPTRGMEPSRFLEITREQIALVGDQIDSLWFTDHLQFGNSPVLEGWTALTYLAALYPQYRIGHMVLCQSFRNPALLAKMGATLQYLSEGRFLLGIGAGWHEEEYRAYNYPFPEPRIRLEQLEETLQIVKALWSEEQATVEGRHYRVHSAYCEPKPEPVPPVIVGGLGPRLLHIVARYADGWNAAWVKPEAYRERLTTFERACQQLGRDPSQIERSWFGRCICVPSPEEAARLQGRGLLGTPDQIAEQIQAYVDLGITTFILGSWQLEDRQTVELLARQVLPRFRSGSPAA from the coding sequence ATGACAGAAGTACACTTTGGCTGGGTTCTCAACGCCGGGCCGACGCGCGGCATGGAGCCGAGCCGCTTTCTGGAGATCACGCGAGAGCAGATTGCTCTGGTGGGCGATCAGATCGACTCTCTGTGGTTCACCGATCATCTGCAGTTTGGCAATTCGCCTGTGCTAGAGGGGTGGACAGCGTTGACCTATCTTGCAGCGCTTTACCCGCAGTATCGCATTGGCCACATGGTCCTCTGCCAGTCGTTTCGCAATCCTGCTTTGCTGGCCAAAATGGGGGCCACCTTGCAGTATCTGAGTGAGGGGCGTTTCCTGCTCGGCATCGGCGCAGGCTGGCATGAGGAAGAGTATCGAGCCTACAACTATCCTTTCCCCGAGCCACGAATCCGCCTTGAGCAGCTTGAAGAGACCCTTCAGATTGTCAAAGCGCTCTGGAGCGAGGAACAAGCGACCGTTGAGGGGCGCCATTATCGGGTCCACAGCGCCTATTGTGAGCCAAAACCGGAACCGGTGCCGCCTGTCATTGTCGGTGGTCTTGGTCCGCGCCTGCTCCACATTGTGGCCCGCTATGCTGATGGCTGGAATGCTGCCTGGGTCAAGCCAGAAGCCTATCGCGAACGGCTCACGACCTTCGAGCGTGCCTGTCAGCAGCTCGGGCGAGATCCTAGCCAGATCGAGCGGAGCTGGTTCGGGCGCTGCATCTGTGTTCCTTCCCCAGAGGAAGCGGCCAGACTGCAAGGTCGGGGGCTGCTTGGTACTCCGGACCAAATCGCCGAGCAGATTCAGGCCTACGTCGACCTGGGCATCACCACCTTTATACTGGGAAGCTGGCAACTAGAGGATCGGCAGACCGTCGAGCTACTGGCGCGCCAGGTTTTGCCGCGCTTCCGCTCTGGTAGCCCAGCCGCCTGA